A DNA window from Actinomadura coerulea contains the following coding sequences:
- a CDS encoding sensor histidine kinase, which yields MAGENLTLRGVLRDVLLAAAVTGRAEPAPLNRPWPLPLRWTRYIGVGRLPYGLVANLFGLALAVGLVAGTVSLLSTETLRRGIYVSDGTKFLIAVAVTAPLALRDRHPLGAWRLSFAAMALVDVGDWLTVPYVPAGAFTAVVTVYTVAVRCSRDVTLGVAIISFTGVWIKDPASGAGASVLLLLPLAVGYAVRVRQTSRRELAEQERRHQDAEAVLTERQRIARELHDVVAHHMSMIAIQAEAAPYKVETVPDETRRDLAEIRATALDALTELRRVLGVLRAEDGAETAPQPSLERLDELVGNARGAGLRVETRLGGDLAGLPPGVGLTAYRILQEALSNAMRHAPGSRVEVEVSREGGVVCLGVVNGPPAGGPGSVPPLPGGGHGLVGMRERAAALDGELTARPTSEGGFAVTASLPVKAREAT from the coding sequence ATGGCCGGGGAGAATCTGACGCTGCGCGGCGTCCTGCGGGACGTGCTGCTCGCCGCCGCCGTGACCGGAAGGGCCGAACCGGCGCCGCTGAACCGGCCGTGGCCCCTGCCGCTGCGCTGGACGCGGTACATCGGCGTGGGGCGGCTGCCGTACGGGCTGGTGGCGAACCTGTTCGGGCTGGCCCTCGCCGTCGGGCTCGTCGCCGGGACGGTGTCGCTGCTGTCCACCGAGACGTTGCGGCGCGGGATCTACGTCTCCGACGGGACGAAGTTCCTCATCGCCGTCGCGGTGACGGCGCCGCTGGCGCTGCGCGACCGCCACCCGCTCGGCGCGTGGCGGCTGAGCTTCGCGGCGATGGCGCTGGTCGACGTCGGCGACTGGCTGACCGTCCCCTACGTCCCGGCGGGCGCGTTCACGGCGGTCGTGACCGTGTACACGGTCGCGGTGCGCTGTTCGCGCGACGTCACGCTGGGCGTCGCGATCATCTCGTTCACCGGGGTGTGGATCAAGGATCCGGCGTCCGGGGCCGGGGCGTCGGTGCTGCTCCTGCTGCCGCTGGCGGTGGGCTACGCGGTCCGCGTCCGGCAGACCTCGCGGCGCGAGCTGGCCGAGCAGGAGAGGCGGCACCAGGACGCCGAGGCGGTGCTGACCGAGCGGCAGCGGATCGCGCGGGAGCTGCACGACGTCGTCGCGCACCACATGTCGATGATCGCCATCCAGGCGGAGGCCGCCCCGTACAAGGTGGAGACCGTCCCGGACGAGACGCGCCGCGACCTCGCCGAGATCCGCGCGACCGCGCTGGACGCGCTGACGGAGCTGCGCCGCGTCCTCGGCGTGCTGCGCGCGGAGGACGGCGCCGAGACCGCCCCGCAGCCGAGCCTGGAGCGGCTGGACGAGCTCGTCGGCAACGCGCGCGGCGCCGGCCTGCGCGTCGAGACCCGGCTGGGCGGTGACCTGGCGGGCCTGCCCCCCGGGGTGGGGCTCACCGCGTACCGGATCCTCCAGGAGGCGCTGAGCAACGCCATGCGGCACGCGCCCGGTTCCCGCGTCGAGGTCGAGGTCTCCCGCGAGGGCGGCGTAGTGTGTCTCGGCGTCGTCAACGGCCCGCCCGCGGGCGGGCCGGGGTCCGTTCCGCCGCTTCCGGGCGGCGGCCACGGGCTGGTCGGGATGCGGGAGCGGGCCGCCGCGCTGGACGGCGAGCTGACCGCCCGCCCCACGTCCGAGGGAGGATTCGCCGTGACCGCATCGCTGCCGGTGAAGGCGCGGGAGGCGACGTGA
- a CDS encoding PucR family transcriptional regulator, producing MGTFGTAALTSMEEQLPWFRRMPADQRSWIGLVAQAGIAAFVEWFKSNERSRPAIAGEVFGTAPRELLRSIKLQHTIDMIRVIIDVVETRLGELAAPGGEAQLREAILRYTRDVAFGAAQVYARAAETRAAWDARLEALVVNAVLRDEVDDGMHSWAAALGWTSKPVTVIAGFTPEDEEPEVTIDQMQLAARRARADVLAGVQGHRVVVIVGGDTDPMEAARPIAAKCGPGPVVVGPQVADLYESTTSARAAVAGLRAASGWPDAPRPVLATELLPERALDGDDDARRYLVDGVYNPMLAAGAPLLDTLTTYLEQGSSLEATARLLFVHPNTVRYRLRRVAELTGLAPTDGRNAFTLRIALVLGRFHARAARTTG from the coding sequence ATGGGGACATTCGGCACCGCGGCGCTGACCAGCATGGAGGAGCAGCTCCCCTGGTTCCGGCGCATGCCCGCCGACCAGCGCTCCTGGATCGGCCTCGTGGCGCAGGCCGGCATCGCCGCGTTCGTGGAGTGGTTCAAGAGCAACGAGCGGAGCCGCCCGGCCATCGCCGGGGAGGTGTTCGGCACCGCGCCCCGCGAGTTGCTGCGCTCCATCAAGCTCCAGCACACCATCGACATGATCCGCGTCATCATCGACGTGGTGGAGACCCGGCTCGGCGAGCTCGCCGCGCCCGGCGGCGAGGCCCAGCTGCGCGAGGCCATCCTGCGCTACACCCGGGACGTGGCGTTCGGCGCCGCCCAGGTCTACGCCCGCGCCGCCGAGACGCGCGCCGCCTGGGACGCCCGCCTGGAGGCCCTCGTCGTCAACGCGGTGCTGCGCGACGAGGTCGACGACGGCATGCACTCCTGGGCCGCCGCGCTCGGCTGGACGTCCAAGCCCGTCACCGTCATCGCCGGCTTCACCCCGGAGGACGAGGAGCCCGAGGTCACCATCGACCAGATGCAGCTGGCCGCGCGCCGCGCCCGCGCCGACGTGCTGGCCGGCGTCCAGGGGCACCGCGTCGTGGTGATCGTGGGCGGCGACACCGACCCCATGGAGGCCGCCCGCCCGATCGCCGCCAAGTGCGGGCCCGGGCCGGTCGTCGTCGGCCCCCAGGTCGCCGACCTCTACGAGTCCACGACGTCGGCCCGCGCCGCCGTCGCCGGGCTGCGGGCCGCCTCCGGGTGGCCGGACGCGCCCCGCCCCGTCCTCGCCACCGAGCTCCTCCCCGAGCGCGCCCTAGACGGCGACGACGACGCGCGCCGCTACCTGGTGGACGGTGTCTACAACCCGATGCTCGCCGCCGGGGCCCCTCTCCTGGACACCCTCACCACCTACCTCGAACAGGGATCGTCGCTGGAGGCCACGGCCCGGCTCCTGTTCGTCCACCCCAACACCGTCCGCTACCGGCTGCGCCGCGTCGCCGAGCTGACCGGCCTGGCCCCCACCGACGGCCGCAACGCCTTCACCCTCCGCATCGCCCTGGTCCTCGGCCGCTTCCACGCCCGCGCCGCCAGGACGACCGGGTAG
- a CDS encoding response regulator transcription factor has protein sequence MTIRVVIVDDQGMVRTGFGVLLNAQPDIEVAGEAADGAEGLRRVAEVRPDVVLMDVRMPVMDGLEATRRLLADAGDGAPKVLMLTTFDLDDYVYEALRAGASGFLLKDASATELADAVRVVAAGDALLSPSVTRRLIAEFSRLGGPRAPSRKRLEELTERETEVLSLVARGLSNGEIAGRLVVAEQTVKTHFGRILMKLGLRDRPQAIVYAYEVGLVRPGD, from the coding sequence GTGACGATCCGGGTCGTGATCGTCGACGACCAGGGCATGGTGCGCACCGGGTTCGGCGTGCTGCTCAACGCCCAGCCCGACATCGAGGTCGCGGGCGAGGCCGCCGACGGCGCGGAGGGGCTGCGCCGCGTCGCCGAGGTGCGTCCCGACGTGGTGCTGATGGACGTCCGGATGCCGGTGATGGACGGCCTGGAGGCGACCCGCCGGCTGCTCGCGGACGCCGGGGACGGCGCCCCCAAGGTCCTCATGCTCACGACGTTCGACCTGGACGACTACGTCTACGAGGCGCTGCGGGCCGGGGCCAGCGGGTTCCTGCTCAAGGACGCGTCCGCGACCGAGCTCGCCGACGCGGTCCGGGTGGTGGCGGCGGGCGACGCGCTGCTGTCCCCGTCGGTCACGCGGCGGCTCATCGCGGAGTTCTCCCGGCTCGGGGGCCCGCGCGCGCCGTCCCGCAAGCGGCTGGAGGAGCTGACCGAGCGGGAGACCGAGGTGCTCTCGCTGGTGGCGCGCGGCCTGTCCAACGGCGAGATCGCCGGGCGGCTCGTGGTCGCCGAGCAGACCGTCAAGACGCACTTCGGACGGATCCTGATGAAGCTCGGGCTCCGCGACCGCCCGCAGGCGATCGTCTACGCCTACGAGGTGGGGCTGGTGCGGCCCGGCGACTGA
- a CDS encoding ACP S-malonyltransferase produces MILLASPGQGAQTPGFLQPWLEKPGVADRFAWWSAVTGLDLVRYGTSADAEEIRDTAVAQPLLVAAAIAAAEALYDGAPGGRTGPDAVAGHSVGELAAAAIAGVLTPEAALVLVRERGRAMAEAAAVTETGMTAVLGGEADEVLAAIDKHGLTPANVNGAGQVVAAGTTERLAKFADEPPAKARLRPLSVAGAFHTEHMEPAVGVLRRLAPGVPVADPRAALLQNRDGAVVDSGRDFVARLVEQVSAPVRWDACMETMREIGVTGIIELPPAGTLVGLARRELKGIELVALKTPADLDKARELIEADAS; encoded by the coding sequence GTGATTCTCCTCGCATCGCCCGGCCAGGGCGCCCAGACCCCCGGCTTCCTGCAGCCATGGCTAGAGAAACCCGGAGTCGCCGACCGGTTCGCCTGGTGGTCGGCGGTCACGGGTCTGGACCTGGTGCGCTACGGGACGTCCGCGGACGCCGAGGAGATCCGCGACACCGCGGTCGCGCAGCCGCTGCTCGTCGCCGCCGCGATCGCCGCGGCCGAGGCCCTCTACGACGGCGCGCCGGGCGGGAGGACCGGGCCGGACGCCGTCGCCGGGCACAGCGTCGGCGAGCTGGCCGCCGCCGCGATCGCCGGGGTGCTGACCCCCGAGGCCGCGCTGGTCCTCGTCCGGGAGCGGGGCCGGGCGATGGCCGAGGCCGCCGCCGTCACCGAGACCGGCATGACGGCCGTGCTCGGCGGCGAGGCCGACGAGGTCCTCGCCGCGATCGACAAGCACGGGCTCACCCCCGCCAACGTCAACGGCGCCGGGCAGGTCGTCGCCGCCGGGACGACCGAGCGGCTCGCGAAGTTCGCCGACGAGCCGCCCGCCAAGGCGCGGCTGAGGCCGCTGTCGGTCGCGGGCGCCTTCCACACCGAGCACATGGAGCCCGCCGTCGGCGTCCTGCGCCGACTGGCGCCCGGCGTGCCCGTCGCCGACCCGCGGGCCGCGCTGCTCCAGAACCGCGACGGCGCCGTCGTCGACAGCGGCCGCGACTTCGTCGCCCGGCTCGTCGAGCAGGTCAGCGCCCCCGTCCGCTGGGACGCGTGCATGGAGACCATGCGGGAGATCGGCGTCACCGGGATCATCGAGCTGCCGCCCGCCGGGACGCTCGTCGGGCTGGCCCGGCGCGAGCTGAAGGGCATCGAGCTGGTCGCCCTCAAGACCCCCGCCGACCTGGACAAGGCCCGCGAGCTGATCGAGGCGGACGCGTCATGA
- a CDS encoding acyl carrier protein, which yields MAVATEQQILDGLAEIIDEIVGIDKSEVTPEKNFIDDLDIDSLSMVEIAVAAQDRFNVEIPDDELRNLKTVKDVVNFVQNLQS from the coding sequence ATGGCAGTCGCCACCGAACAGCAGATCCTGGACGGCCTCGCCGAGATCATCGACGAGATCGTCGGCATCGACAAGTCCGAGGTCACCCCGGAGAAGAACTTCATCGACGACCTCGACATCGACTCGCTGTCGATGGTGGAGATCGCGGTGGCCGCCCAGGACCGGTTCAACGTCGAGATCCCCGACGACGAGCTGCGCAACCTGAAGACGGTCAAGGACGTCGTCAACTTCGTCCAGAACCTGCAGAGCTGA
- a CDS encoding alpha/beta hydrolase — protein sequence MPSVRRTAAAVSVLAAAGSTAAAGHAEVYAPPTPARALSASALDARYQATGRDITRALATAARVHDTGRTRALSALHGADRRFLSFDPRGDGRAVEVLGDLRHAHRIAVVVPGADNSLANYDSPKFVGGGSRALYRQARAAAPGARIAVIAWLGYGSPSTLSAGALTSGRAEEGARSLARLLAGVHAVNGRARFALLCHSYGSVLCGRAARRLAPLPVDDIALFGSPGTTLRHASDLGTSARVWAGRSRGDWVRYVPHVRFAGLGFGADPASPGFGALRFDAGTGPHSGYLMPGSLALRNLTLIALGRDAEVAHA from the coding sequence ATGCCCAGCGTTCGCAGAACCGCCGCCGCCGTTTCGGTGCTGGCGGCCGCCGGCTCGACGGCCGCCGCGGGGCACGCCGAGGTGTACGCGCCGCCGACCCCGGCCCGCGCCCTGTCGGCGTCGGCCCTCGACGCCCGCTACCAGGCGACCGGCCGGGACATCACGCGCGCCCTGGCCACCGCGGCGCGCGTCCACGACACGGGACGGACACGGGCCCTGTCCGCGCTCCACGGGGCGGACCGGCGGTTCCTGTCGTTCGACCCGCGAGGCGACGGGCGCGCTGTGGAGGTCCTGGGCGACCTCAGGCACGCCCACCGGATCGCGGTGGTGGTGCCCGGCGCGGACAACTCGCTGGCCAACTACGACTCGCCCAAGTTCGTCGGAGGCGGCAGCCGGGCGCTCTACCGGCAGGCCCGCGCCGCCGCGCCCGGCGCGCGGATCGCCGTCATCGCCTGGCTCGGCTACGGCTCCCCTTCGACGCTGAGCGCCGGCGCCCTGACGAGCGGACGTGCGGAGGAGGGCGCGCGGAGTCTCGCACGCCTCCTCGCCGGCGTGCACGCGGTGAACGGGCGGGCCCGGTTCGCCCTGCTCTGCCACAGCTACGGCTCGGTGCTCTGCGGCAGGGCCGCCCGGCGGCTGGCGCCCCTGCCGGTGGACGACATCGCCCTGTTCGGCAGCCCCGGAACGACCCTGCGCCACGCCTCCGACCTCGGGACGTCCGCGCGGGTCTGGGCGGGCAGGTCGAGGGGCGACTGGGTGCGGTACGTCCCCCATGTTCGGTTCGCCGGGCTGGGGTTCGGCGCCGATCCCGCCTCGCCCGGTTTCGGCGCCCTGCGCTTCGACGCCGGGACGGGCCCGCACAGCGGCTACCTGATGCCCGGCTCCCTCGCGCTGCGCAACCTCACCCTGATCGCTCTCGGCCGCGACGCGGAGGTCGCCCATGCCTGA
- a CDS encoding alpha/beta hydrolase, translated as MPPHLTTTSPRPARRQARRLRRATAAAASIGVVLLTTAGTGHADPYAAPVAVPGMAPSTLDVRYAAERRSIEEALKTAEKVGDTDRRRTLGAFLQPGRRFLYFDPRGRGRAIEVVGDLTRARRVAVLVPGADTTLSTFDKRGGKPWSTPGGGARAVYQQARSLSPEPGLAVVAWLGYAAPKTFSSDVLTAERAAEGAVRLRKFMKGVHQVNPGASVGLLCHSYGSVVCGQAALGGSNRAAWKQVTDIALYGSPGTTAWSASRLGGTTRVWAGRGSTDWMEDVPHVRFLGLGLGPDPVSTGFGARVFETGQGGHSDYLAPRSASLRNLTDIALGRASAVTPG; from the coding sequence ATGCCGCCGCACCTCACGACGACCTCGCCGCGCCCCGCGCGACGGCAGGCCCGCCGCCTCCGCCGGGCCACCGCCGCCGCGGCGTCCATCGGGGTGGTGCTGCTGACGACCGCCGGGACGGGCCATGCCGACCCTTACGCGGCGCCCGTCGCGGTCCCGGGGATGGCGCCGTCGACGCTGGACGTCCGGTACGCCGCCGAGCGCCGGTCCATCGAGGAGGCCCTCAAGACGGCGGAGAAGGTCGGCGACACCGACCGGCGGAGGACGCTCGGCGCGTTCCTCCAGCCCGGACGCCGCTTCCTCTACTTCGATCCGCGCGGCCGCGGGCGGGCCATCGAGGTCGTCGGCGACCTCACCCGGGCCCGGCGGGTCGCGGTGCTCGTCCCCGGCGCCGACACCACGCTGTCCACGTTCGACAAGCGGGGCGGCAAGCCCTGGTCGACGCCCGGCGGGGGCGCACGCGCCGTCTACCAGCAGGCCCGCTCCCTGTCGCCCGAGCCCGGCCTGGCGGTCGTCGCCTGGCTCGGCTACGCGGCGCCCAAGACGTTCAGCAGCGACGTCCTCACCGCCGAGCGGGCCGCCGAAGGCGCCGTCCGGCTCCGCAAGTTCATGAAGGGCGTCCACCAGGTCAACCCCGGTGCGAGCGTGGGCCTGCTCTGCCACAGCTACGGCTCGGTGGTCTGCGGCCAGGCCGCCCTGGGCGGTTCCAACCGTGCCGCCTGGAAACAGGTCACCGACATCGCCCTCTACGGCAGCCCGGGGACGACCGCCTGGTCGGCGTCCAGGCTGGGCGGGACGACCCGCGTCTGGGCGGGACGGGGCTCGACCGACTGGATGGAGGACGTCCCGCACGTGCGGTTCCTCGGGCTCGGGCTCGGTCCCGACCCGGTCTCCACCGGGTTCGGCGCCCGGGTCTTCGAGACCGGGCAGGGCGGCCACAGCGACTACCTCGCCCCGCGCTCGGCGTCGCTGCGCAACCTCACCGACATCGCGCTCGGGCGCGCCTCCGCGGTGACCCCCGGCTGA
- a CDS encoding beta-ketoacyl-ACP synthase III, giving the protein MTAGLTIPEAAPGARVLAFGDYRPARIVTNDDLARTVDTNDEWIRSRVGISERRIAGDDEGIVELGVHAAGKALANSGLAPSDIDLVILATCSAETPMPGHAAQVAHRLGIEAPGAFDLNAACAGFCYALGTASAAVRAGSARNVLVIGAEKMSQWIDWTDRSTCIIFADGAGAAVVAPSEAPGIGPVVWGSAGDKYDKIIIDDRNSFIRQEGQAVFRWATTAIAPIALQACERAGVKPEELAAVVPHQANLRIIEAIARKVKASNAVVANDIVQSGNTSGASIPLALSRMIERGDVPSGAPALLVGFGAGLSYAAQVIQIP; this is encoded by the coding sequence ATGACCGCCGGGCTCACCATCCCCGAGGCGGCGCCCGGCGCCCGCGTCCTCGCGTTCGGCGACTACCGCCCCGCCCGCATCGTCACCAACGACGACCTCGCGCGCACCGTCGACACCAACGACGAGTGGATCCGCAGCCGCGTCGGCATCTCCGAGCGGCGCATCGCCGGCGACGACGAGGGCATCGTCGAGCTCGGCGTGCACGCCGCCGGCAAGGCGCTGGCGAACAGCGGCCTCGCCCCCTCCGACATCGACCTGGTGATCCTGGCGACCTGCTCGGCGGAGACGCCGATGCCGGGCCACGCCGCGCAGGTCGCGCACCGCCTCGGCATCGAGGCGCCCGGCGCCTTCGACCTCAACGCCGCCTGCGCCGGCTTCTGCTACGCGCTCGGCACCGCCAGCGCCGCGGTCCGGGCCGGCAGCGCCCGCAACGTGCTGGTCATCGGCGCCGAGAAGATGTCCCAGTGGATCGACTGGACCGACCGCTCCACCTGCATCATCTTCGCCGACGGCGCGGGCGCGGCGGTCGTCGCGCCCAGCGAGGCGCCCGGCATCGGCCCCGTCGTGTGGGGCAGCGCCGGCGACAAGTACGACAAGATCATCATTGATGACCGCAACTCGTTCATCCGGCAGGAGGGGCAGGCGGTCTTCCGCTGGGCCACCACCGCCATCGCGCCGATCGCGCTCCAGGCGTGCGAGCGGGCCGGGGTCAAGCCCGAGGAGCTCGCCGCCGTCGTCCCGCACCAGGCCAACCTGCGGATCATCGAGGCGATCGCCCGCAAGGTGAAGGCGTCCAACGCCGTCGTCGCCAACGACATCGTGCAGTCCGGCAACACCTCGGGCGCCTCGATCCCGCTGGCGCTGTCCCGAATGATCGAACGCGGCGACGTGCCGTCCGGCGCCCCGGCCCTGCTGGTCGGGTTCGGCGCCGGGCTGTCCTACGCTGCCCAAGTCATCCAGATCCCGTAG